In Arthrobacter citreus, a single genomic region encodes these proteins:
- a CDS encoding MFS transporter → MFFSALDGTIVGTAMPKIVGDLGGLSMMTWLTTAYLLTSTTVVPIAGKLADLLGRRSVYIAGLVIFMAASALCGIAHNMTELIIYRGIQGIGGGVMMPMAMIVIGDLFTGKERAKFQGVFGGIYGLASVIGPQIGGWIVDSLNWKWVFYINLPVGIIATIFIALGLKGRKNSGPINFDIAGMVTMIIGVVSLLLALSLGGVKYDWNSWQIIGLFVLAVVGIVSFVIVENKAKEPILPMHLFKNRTFVTLNLIGFFMTIAMFGAIMFVPFFMQGIVGTSATQSGTIMTPMMVTMIIASIIGGQVVFKVGIKPQIITGMFVIALGLYLLTTLDMDSSKTIATIFMGVMGLGIGLVMPTITLALQEVFDKKELGIVTSSSQFFRSIGGTFGATVLGAVMNSKSGTLLNHDLVPFLNKLPAQAAPLVDKFKDMINTTPQSVFTMLFNADAKKLIPKPILEGMLPIIKTSLMDSLHQVFFVGLGFILIGAVVTLFLKPIKLTNRKAGDNENKEEQVKVETATS, encoded by the coding sequence ATGTTTTTCTCGGCATTAGATGGTACGATTGTTGGTACTGCAATGCCTAAAATTGTAGGAGACCTTGGTGGTTTAAGTATGATGACTTGGCTGACAACAGCATACTTATTAACTTCAACTACTGTTGTGCCGATTGCTGGTAAATTAGCCGACTTATTAGGTCGTAGAAGTGTATACATTGCAGGTTTAGTTATATTCATGGCAGCTTCTGCTTTATGTGGTATTGCACATAATATGACAGAATTAATCATTTACCGTGGTATTCAAGGTATCGGTGGCGGTGTAATGATGCCGATGGCGATGATTGTTATCGGGGATTTATTTACAGGTAAAGAACGTGCGAAATTCCAAGGGGTTTTCGGTGGTATTTACGGTTTAGCGTCAGTAATTGGTCCACAAATTGGTGGTTGGATTGTTGATTCATTAAACTGGAAATGGGTTTTCTACATTAACCTTCCTGTTGGGATTATTGCAACAATTTTTATTGCTTTAGGATTAAAAGGTCGTAAAAATTCTGGTCCAATCAATTTCGATATTGCTGGTATGGTTACGATGATTATTGGTGTTGTAAGCTTACTACTTGCTTTAAGCTTAGGCGGAGTTAAATATGATTGGAATTCTTGGCAAATCATTGGTTTATTTGTTTTAGCAGTGGTTGGAATCGTTAGCTTCGTTATTGTCGAAAATAAAGCTAAAGAGCCAATTTTACCAATGCATTTATTCAAAAATAGAACTTTCGTAACATTAAACTTAATTGGTTTCTTTATGACAATCGCGATGTTTGGCGCAATCATGTTCGTACCATTCTTCATGCAAGGTATTGTTGGAACAAGTGCAACTCAATCGGGTACTATTATGACGCCGATGATGGTAACAATGATTATTGCAAGTATTATCGGTGGTCAGGTTGTATTTAAAGTTGGGATAAAACCACAAATTATTACAGGTATGTTCGTAATCGCATTAGGTTTATATCTGCTAACAACTTTAGATATGGATTCAAGTAAAACAATTGCAACAATTTTTATGGGAGTTATGGGTCTTGGAATTGGTTTAGTAATGCCGACAATTACACTAGCTCTACAAGAAGTTTTCGATAAGAAAGAATTAGGGATCGTTACATCTTCAAGTCAATTCTTCCGTTCAATCGGTGGAACATTTGGAGCTACTGTTTTAGGTGCTGTAATGAACAGTAAATCAGGAACACTTTTAAATCATGATTTAGTTCCATTTTTAAATAAATTACCAGCACAAGCTGCTCCATTAGTAGACAAATTTAAAGACATGATTAATACAACACCTCAATCTGTATTTACAATGTTATTTAATGCGGATGCTAAAAAATTAATTCCTAAACCAATCCTAGAAGGAATGTTACCAATCATTAAAACATCTTTAATGGATTCTTTACACCAAGTATTCTTTGTAGGTTTAGGATTCATTTTAATTGGTGCAGTAGTAACTTTATTCCTAAAACCAATTAAATTAACGAATAGAAAAGCTGGAGATAATGAAAATAAAGAAGAACAAGTTAAAGTTGAAACTGCGACTTCTTAA